Proteins from a single region of Novosphingobium sp. CECT 9465:
- a CDS encoding fatty acyl-AMP ligase, with the protein MTVLDAVAEQAILVPTPNIDVQPRRYADFGTFCDALDYAAKGVLGFNFHDPRGNLAHVYPYARLRTDALVAARKLIALGVGPADRVALVAETGPEFAALFCGAMYAGAWPVPLPLPTSFGGKENYIDQLTVQLGSSDPKMLIYPDEIGEMAGAAAARQSCAGLTWSDFDAAEAADAPLPTPDPDAISYLQYSSGSTRFPHGVAVTHRALMANLAGHSHGMNIADPDRAVSWLPWYHDMGLVGCFLSPIANGVSVDYIKTEDFARRPLAWLDMISRNKGTTLSYSPTFGYDICARRISSQTNVAERFDLSRWRVAGNGADMIRPDVMQNFVNAFADAGFRADAFLPSYGLAEATLGVTIMPPGEGIRVELVAEERLSGTPRDLSRPARYRAMVNCGVPVRGMELAIRGEKGNDLPHHHIGKVWCRGSSVMHSYFRDPESTAECMVDGWLDTGDMGYVDEKGYLFIVGRAKDMIIINGKNHWPQDIEWAVEQLPGFHQGDIAAFSVETDNGEEAPAVLVHCRVSDPVERLKLRDQIRDKVRSITGMNCVVELVPPRTLPRTSSGKLSRAKAKKQYLSGEIAPYQLAA; encoded by the coding sequence ATGACCGTTTTGGACGCCGTCGCTGAACAGGCGATACTCGTTCCCACACCCAATATCGACGTGCAGCCACGCCGATATGCGGACTTCGGTACGTTCTGCGATGCGCTCGATTATGCCGCAAAAGGCGTACTGGGCTTCAACTTCCACGATCCGCGCGGGAACCTTGCGCACGTCTATCCTTATGCCCGGTTGCGTACCGATGCGCTCGTCGCCGCGCGCAAGCTGATCGCGCTGGGCGTCGGCCCGGCGGACCGTGTGGCGCTGGTGGCTGAAACCGGCCCGGAATTTGCCGCCCTGTTCTGCGGCGCAATGTATGCCGGGGCCTGGCCTGTACCCCTACCCTTGCCGACCAGCTTTGGCGGCAAGGAGAACTACATCGATCAGTTGACCGTCCAGCTCGGCAGCTCCGACCCCAAGATGCTGATCTATCCAGACGAGATTGGTGAAATGGCGGGCGCTGCCGCTGCGCGCCAGAGCTGCGCCGGACTGACGTGGAGCGATTTCGATGCAGCCGAAGCGGCCGACGCTCCGCTGCCCACGCCCGATCCCGATGCGATAAGCTACTTGCAGTATTCCAGCGGATCGACCCGCTTTCCGCACGGCGTTGCGGTTACGCACCGCGCGCTGATGGCCAATCTTGCCGGGCATTCGCACGGCATGAACATCGCTGATCCCGATCGCGCCGTATCGTGGCTGCCATGGTATCACGATATGGGGCTGGTCGGCTGCTTCCTCTCGCCGATCGCGAATGGCGTTTCGGTGGATTACATCAAGACCGAGGATTTCGCCCGTCGTCCGCTGGCATGGCTGGACATGATCAGCCGCAACAAGGGCACAACTCTCTCGTATTCGCCCACGTTCGGTTACGACATCTGCGCGCGCCGCATTTCCAGCCAGACCAATGTGGCTGAGCGTTTCGATCTTTCACGCTGGCGGGTGGCTGGCAACGGCGCTGACATGATCCGCCCTGACGTGATGCAGAATTTCGTCAATGCCTTTGCCGATGCCGGCTTCCGCGCCGATGCATTCCTGCCAAGCTACGGCCTTGCCGAAGCAACGCTTGGCGTCACCATCATGCCGCCGGGCGAAGGCATCCGGGTGGAACTGGTGGCAGAAGAGCGTCTTTCCGGCACCCCGCGCGACCTTTCGCGTCCGGCCCGTTATCGCGCCATGGTCAACTGCGGTGTGCCGGTGCGCGGGATGGAATTGGCGATTCGTGGCGAAAAGGGCAACGACCTGCCGCATCACCACATCGGCAAGGTCTGGTGCCGCGGCTCATCGGTGATGCACTCCTATTTCCGCGATCCAGAATCGACAGCCGAATGCATGGTCGATGGCTGGCTGGATACCGGCGATATGGGTTACGTCGATGAGAAGGGCTACCTGTTCATCGTCGGCCGCGCCAAGGACATGATCATCATCAACGGCAAGAACCACTGGCCCCAAGATATCGAGTGGGCGGTGGAACAGCTTCCCGGCTTCCATCAGGGCGATATCGCCGCCTTCTCGGTCGAGACGGACAACGGCGAGGAAGCGCCTGCCGTGCTGGTCCATTGCCGGGTGTCGGATCCAGTCGAGCGCCTGAAACTGCGAGACCAGATTCGTGACAAGGTGCGCTCGATCACCGGCATGAATTGCGTGGTCGAACTTGTCCCCCCGCGCACCCTGCCCCGCACCAGTTCGGGCAAACTCAGCCGCGCAAAGGCCAAGAAGCAGTACCTTTCGGGTGAAATCGCACCTTATCAGCTTGCAGCATGA
- a CDS encoding regulatory protein RecX, translating to MARKSPYNPATRREPRVPKPLDPARMEEMALAYVARFATSAGKLGDYLRRKLRERGWEGESGPDIPALVARFVEIGYVDDATFARAKAQGLLRRGYGSRRIDQALGAAGIAEPLREESRGNEAERRRAALVMARKRRFGPFGLAATTDRALREKQVAAMLRAGHPLDHARAVVNADSELVLEEWVDEATD from the coding sequence ATGGCTCGCAAATCCCCTTATAATCCGGCAACCCGCCGTGAACCACGCGTGCCCAAGCCGCTCGATCCAGCGCGAATGGAGGAAATGGCGCTGGCTTATGTCGCGCGCTTTGCCACCAGCGCGGGCAAATTGGGCGATTATCTGCGCCGCAAATTGCGCGAACGCGGCTGGGAAGGGGAGAGCGGCCCGGATATTCCGGCGCTGGTCGCGCGGTTCGTGGAAATCGGCTATGTCGACGATGCCACATTTGCCCGCGCCAAGGCGCAAGGCCTGTTGCGGCGCGGCTATGGTTCGCGGCGGATCGATCAGGCACTGGGCGCTGCGGGCATTGCCGAGCCATTGCGCGAGGAATCGCGCGGGAACGAAGCCGAGCGCCGCCGCGCGGCTCTGGTCATGGCGCGCAAGCGGCGCTTCGGCCCGTTCGGATTGGCTGCCACCACGGATCGGGCATTGCGCGAAAAGCAGGTCGCCGCCATGTTGCGCGCAGGCCATCCGCTTGATCATGCGCGGGCGGTGGTGAATGCCGATTCCGAACTGGTACTGGAAGAATGGGTCGATGAAGCAACCGATTAG
- a CDS encoding DUF192 domain-containing protein, giving the protein MKQPIRLTAFAALALIAGCSPGAADAGARTAQESVAPAVHPVSGLPIAPVTVTSGTQKRVFRSEVARTAPEQAKGLMFRTVLGDDEAMIFLRNPPDRAAFWMRNTVIPLDIVFIGLDRRIMNIAANAVPYDETPLPAAGPTLAVFEINGGLAARLGIKPGDRVDW; this is encoded by the coding sequence ATGAAGCAACCGATTAGATTGACGGCTTTCGCGGCGCTGGCGCTGATTGCGGGATGTTCGCCCGGTGCGGCCGATGCCGGAGCGCGGACGGCGCAGGAAAGCGTTGCGCCCGCGGTCCATCCGGTGTCCGGTCTGCCGATTGCGCCGGTTACGGTGACGAGCGGGACGCAGAAGCGCGTGTTCCGGTCGGAAGTCGCCCGGACGGCGCCTGAACAGGCAAAGGGCTTGATGTTCCGCACCGTGCTTGGCGATGACGAGGCGATGATCTTTTTGCGCAATCCGCCTGATCGCGCGGCGTTCTGGATGCGCAACACCGTGATCCCGCTCGACATCGTGTTCATCGGGCTGGATCGCAGGATCATGAACATCGCCGCCAATGCCGTGCCTTACGATGAAACGCCGCTCCCGGCGGCGGGGCCGACGCTCGCGGTTTTCGAGATCAATGGCGGCCTTGCGGCAAGGCTGGGGATCAAGCCGGGCGATCGGGTCGACTGGTGA
- a CDS encoding NADH:ubiquinone oxidoreductase subunit NDUFA12, producing MSILGKIFTWWNGATVTTMLDSALKGEQVGTDAQGNTYHRAKKPYPKGHPFAGRERRWVIYNGANDASRVPAEWHGWLHGSFDGVPESNLPPARIWEVDYTPNATGTAAAYRPQGALERGGKRAAATGDYEAWSPEA from the coding sequence ATGAGCATCCTCGGCAAGATATTCACCTGGTGGAACGGCGCGACCGTGACCACCATGCTCGACAGCGCGCTCAAGGGCGAGCAGGTCGGCACTGACGCGCAGGGCAACACATATCACCGTGCGAAAAAGCCCTATCCCAAGGGGCACCCCTTTGCCGGACGTGAACGCCGCTGGGTGATCTACAACGGCGCGAACGATGCCAGCCGGGTTCCGGCGGAATGGCACGGCTGGCTGCATGGCAGCTTTGACGGCGTACCTGAAAGCAACCTGCCGCCGGCGCGCATCTGGGAAGTGGACTACACCCCAAATGCCACGGGCACGGCAGCAGCCTACCGTCCGCAGGGCGCGCTCGAACGGGGGGGCAAGCGCGCCGCCGCTACGGGCGATTACGAAGCCTGGTCGCCGGAAGCCTGA
- the aat gene encoding leucyl/phenylalanyl-tRNA--protein transferase, with protein sequence MSRNDPHTIPPELLLKAYRAGIFPMADSRDDPDVFWVEPKMRAILPLDGFHMSRSLARTLRRGRFSVTCNAAFESVIDACAAPRPDAEESWISTRIRESYIGLHEHGHAHSIECWRDGRLVGGLYGVGFARVFCGESMFSREADASKVALAWLVASLRRVGAELLDCQFTTAHLTSMGAVEIPQREYLQLLSQAQRPYSPGESAVALALAEELGDGLATGAGAAAPLGAPLGLPAGFAALRSSAFGASSPGNVIAQSFTHTS encoded by the coding sequence ATGTCCCGCAACGATCCCCATACCATCCCGCCTGAGCTGCTGCTCAAGGCTTACCGCGCGGGGATATTCCCGATGGCGGACAGTCGCGATGACCCTGACGTATTCTGGGTAGAGCCGAAGATGCGGGCGATCCTGCCGCTGGACGGCTTTCATATGTCACGCTCGCTGGCCCGTACGCTGCGGCGGGGGCGCTTTTCGGTGACCTGCAACGCGGCGTTCGAATCGGTGATCGACGCGTGTGCCGCGCCACGGCCCGATGCCGAAGAAAGCTGGATCAGTACGCGCATCCGCGAAAGCTACATCGGTTTGCACGAGCACGGACATGCCCATTCCATAGAATGCTGGAGGGATGGACGGCTGGTCGGCGGGCTTTACGGTGTGGGTTTTGCCCGCGTGTTCTGCGGCGAATCGATGTTCAGTCGCGAAGCCGACGCATCGAAAGTGGCGCTGGCCTGGCTGGTTGCATCCCTGCGCCGCGTGGGAGCCGAGTTGCTCGATTGCCAGTTCACGACTGCTCATCTTACATCAATGGGCGCGGTGGAAATTCCACAGCGCGAATATCTGCAACTTCTGTCACAAGCGCAGCGACCCTATTCGCCGGGAGAATCCGCCGTTGCCCTGGCACTGGCCGAAGAACTGGGTGATGGGCTGGCGACGGGCGCCGGAGCGGCGGCTCCATTGGGCGCTCCACTGGGGCTGCCTGCGGGTTTCGCGGCGCTGCGCTCTTCCGCTTTTGGCGCATCTTCGCCAGGAAACGTCATCGCGCAATCTTTCACCCACACGTCATAG
- the secE gene encoding preprotein translocase subunit SecE translates to MAKTSPGEFFNQVKAEARKVVWPTRQETTTTAIFVGIMMLILAVFFLGIDSLFGMTVKFLLSLA, encoded by the coding sequence ATGGCCAAGACCAGCCCCGGCGAGTTCTTCAATCAGGTGAAGGCAGAAGCGCGCAAGGTCGTCTGGCCGACCCGCCAGGAAACGACCACCACCGCGATCTTCGTCGGCATCATGATGCTGATCCTGGCGGTGTTCTTCCTCGGCATCGATTCGCTGTTCGGCATGACGGTCAAGTTCCTGCTTTCACTGGCTTGA
- the nusG gene encoding transcription termination/antitermination protein NusG → MARWYIIHAYSGFENKVRDAIISEAERIGLSQLVEAVEVPTETITEVKRGKKVQVERKFMPGYVLAKLAMNDDIYHLVKNTPKVTGFLGTNSKPQPISDKEAARYFGAREQAAAEPRKSVVVDYEIGDSVKVNAGPFASFNGIVEELDFDKSRVKVSVSIFGRATPVELGFEEVELVR, encoded by the coding sequence ATGGCCCGCTGGTACATCATTCACGCTTATTCCGGCTTCGAGAACAAGGTTCGCGATGCGATCATTTCGGAAGCCGAGCGTATCGGCCTTTCGCAGCTGGTCGAAGCGGTCGAAGTGCCGACCGAGACCATTACCGAGGTCAAGCGCGGCAAGAAGGTTCAGGTCGAACGCAAGTTCATGCCGGGCTACGTTCTGGCCAAGCTGGCGATGAATGACGACATCTACCACCTCGTCAAGAACACGCCCAAGGTGACGGGTTTCCTCGGCACCAACAGCAAGCCGCAGCCGATTTCCGACAAGGAAGCCGCCCGCTATTTCGGCGCGCGCGAGCAGGCTGCCGCAGAACCGCGCAAGAGCGTGGTGGTCGATTACGAGATCGGCGATTCGGTCAAGGTCAACGCAGGGCCATTCGCTTCGTTCAACGGCATCGTCGAGGAACTCGACTTCGACAAGAGCCGCGTGAAGGTCTCGGTCTCGATCTTTGGCCGCGCCACCCCGGTGGAACTGGGCTTCGAGGAAGTCGAACTGGTTCGCTGA
- the rplK gene encoding 50S ribosomal protein L11 yields the protein MAKKIEGYIKLQVKAGEAKPAPPIGPALGQRGVNIMEFCKQFNAATQEVEKGTPLPTVITVYADRSFTFVTKTPPATFFIKKAVGIQSGSKTPGKASAGTITRAQLADIAQAKMKDLNANDIDAATKIIEGSARAMGLTVVEG from the coding sequence GTGGCCAAGAAAATTGAAGGCTATATCAAGCTTCAGGTGAAGGCTGGCGAAGCCAAGCCTGCACCGCCGATCGGTCCTGCGCTGGGTCAGCGCGGCGTGAACATCATGGAATTCTGCAAGCAGTTCAACGCTGCCACGCAGGAAGTCGAGAAGGGCACCCCGCTTCCGACCGTGATCACCGTCTATGCCGACCGTTCGTTCACGTTCGTCACCAAGACCCCGCCTGCCACGTTCTTCATCAAGAAGGCCGTCGGCATCCAGTCGGGTTCGAAGACCCCTGGCAAGGCTTCGGCCGGCACGATCACCCGCGCGCAGCTCGCTGACATCGCACAGGCCAAGATGAAGGACCTGAACGCGAACGACATCGACGCCGCAACGAAGATCATCGAAGGCTCCGCTCGCGCGATGGGCCTCACCGTGGTGGAGGGCTGA
- the rplA gene encoding 50S ribosomal protein L1: protein MSNLTKKQKSLTEKLGDNMKLYAVDDAIKLLKDLKSAKFDESLEVSLNLGVDPRHADQMVRGMVTLPSGTGKDVKVAVFARGDKAEAALAAGADKVGAEDLLEDMQNGNLDYGRVIATPDMMGIVGRLGKVLGPKGLMPNPKLGTVTPNVADAVKAAKSGQIEFRVEKAGIIHGGIGKLSFSDEALRANFDAFVDAIVKAKPAGAKGKYLRKIGLSSSMGPGLKVDVAQVHGG, encoded by the coding sequence ATGTCCAACCTGACCAAGAAGCAGAAGTCGCTGACCGAAAAGCTGGGCGACAACATGAAGCTTTACGCCGTCGATGACGCGATCAAGCTGCTGAAGGATCTCAAGAGCGCCAAGTTCGACGAGAGCCTTGAAGTTTCGCTCAACCTTGGCGTCGATCCGCGCCACGCAGACCAGATGGTCCGTGGCATGGTTACCCTGCCTTCGGGCACGGGCAAGGACGTGAAGGTTGCCGTGTTCGCCCGTGGCGACAAGGCTGAAGCCGCGCTCGCCGCCGGTGCCGACAAGGTTGGTGCCGAAGATCTGCTTGAAGACATGCAGAACGGCAATCTCGATTATGGCCGCGTGATCGCTACGCCCGACATGATGGGCATCGTCGGGCGCCTCGGCAAGGTGCTGGGTCCCAAAGGCCTGATGCCGAACCCGAAGCTGGGCACCGTCACCCCGAACGTCGCCGATGCGGTCAAGGCAGCCAAGAGCGGCCAGATCGAATTCCGCGTCGAAAAGGCCGGCATCATCCACGGCGGCATCGGCAAGCTCTCGTTCTCGGACGAAGCACTGCGCGCCAACTTCGACGCATTCGTCGATGCAATCGTCAAGGCAAAGCCTGCTGGCGCCAAGGGCAAGTACCTGCGCAAGATCGGTCTGTCGTCGTCGATGGGGCCCGGCCTGAAGGTTGACGTGGCACAAGTCCACGGCGGCTGA
- a CDS encoding peptidylprolyl isomerase — MLTRRLALLAPLAILLVGAAPAKKRPPVQRPAVPAYAKPSTAPLPDKVRIAMTTDAGPIVVEVDVKRAPASASNFVRYAETKRFDGTVFYRAMHLKWGEQPNGLIQAGTRGDPRRNLPPIAHEPTDQTGILHKAGTLSMARYAPGTATGDFSIMVSDQPGLDAQPDATDPEAKAGYAAFGQVIEGMDVVKAIFAAPISETEGEGIMRGQILARPVRIITARRLPDTIPALAPTP, encoded by the coding sequence ATGCTCACACGTCGCCTTGCCCTACTGGCCCCGCTTGCCATCCTGCTGGTTGGCGCCGCCCCGGCAAAGAAGCGCCCACCCGTACAGCGCCCTGCGGTGCCAGCTTATGCCAAGCCATCGACCGCCCCCTTGCCCGACAAAGTGCGGATTGCCATGACCACTGACGCGGGGCCGATCGTGGTTGAAGTGGACGTGAAGCGCGCGCCTGCCAGCGCCAGCAACTTCGTGCGCTATGCCGAAACGAAGCGCTTCGATGGCACGGTGTTCTATCGCGCCATGCACCTGAAATGGGGTGAACAGCCCAACGGCCTGATCCAGGCGGGCACGCGCGGCGATCCCCGGCGCAACCTGCCGCCAATCGCCCATGAACCCACCGATCAGACGGGCATCCTGCACAAGGCGGGCACGCTCTCGATGGCGCGCTATGCCCCCGGCACCGCCACGGGGGACTTCTCGATCATGGTATCGGACCAGCCCGGCCTCGATGCGCAGCCCGACGCCACCGATCCCGAAGCCAAAGCCGGTTATGCCGCGTTCGGGCAGGTGATCGAAGGCATGGACGTGGTGAAGGCCATCTTCGCCGCGCCGATTTCCGAGACCGAGGGCGAGGGCATCATGCGCGGGCAGATTCTCGCCAGGCCGGTCAGGATCATCACCGCGCGCCGCCTGCCCGATACGATCCCGGCGCTTGCGCCCACGCCCTGA
- a CDS encoding molybdopterin-binding protein — translation MTNESRIWTAALIVVGDEILSGRTQDKNIAQVATWLGVQGIRLREVRVVPDVMEAIVEAVNALRARNDYLFTTGGIGPTHDDITVDAVAQALGVDVVIHPKARAILESYYESRGGLTDARLRMARVPEGAELIENRVSGAPGIRAGNVYLMAGVPAITAQMLDGLTGQLEGGLPLLSTTVGCWVGESEIADLLRETERTFDGCQIGSYPFFREGRTGANFVIRSVSDDQLKACSAALEEGLSSLGRIPVSGGI, via the coding sequence ATGACCAACGAATCCCGCATCTGGACCGCCGCCCTGATCGTGGTCGGCGATGAAATCCTCTCAGGCCGCACGCAAGACAAGAACATCGCACAAGTCGCCACGTGGCTTGGGGTTCAGGGCATCCGTTTGCGCGAAGTGCGGGTCGTGCCCGATGTGATGGAGGCGATTGTCGAGGCGGTAAACGCGCTGCGCGCCCGCAATGATTATCTGTTCACCACCGGCGGCATCGGCCCGACGCATGACGATATCACCGTGGACGCGGTGGCGCAGGCGCTGGGCGTTGACGTGGTGATCCACCCCAAGGCGCGCGCAATCCTCGAAAGCTATTACGAATCACGCGGCGGGTTGACTGATGCGCGCCTGCGCATGGCGCGGGTGCCCGAAGGCGCCGAGCTGATCGAAAACCGTGTTTCGGGCGCTCCGGGCATCCGCGCGGGAAACGTCTACCTGATGGCCGGTGTGCCCGCCATCACGGCCCAGATGCTCGACGGGCTTACCGGCCAGCTTGAAGGGGGGCTGCCGCTGCTTTCGACCACGGTGGGCTGCTGGGTTGGCGAAAGCGAGATTGCGGACCTGCTGCGTGAAACCGAAAGGACATTCGATGGCTGCCAGATCGGCAGTTACCCGTTCTTCCGCGAAGGACGCACCGGCGCAAACTTCGTGATCCGCTCGGTCAGCGACGATCAGCTCAAGGCTTGCAGCGCGGCACTCGAAGAAGGGCTGTCCAGCCTGGGCCGCATTCCGGTTTCGGGCGGGATTTGA
- a CDS encoding NAD(P)/FAD-dependent oxidoreductase has protein sequence MSATAHLPDVDVLIVGAGISGISMAAHLKMLCPHRSFAIVERRARLGGTWDLFRYPGVRSDSDMHTLGFAFEPWTEEKSIADGALILNYLNRIADDRDIRRHIRFDSKVLSAAFDSASGLWVASLEGPDGQRSRMTAQWLYLGSGYYDYDRPYEVQFAGREDFAGHIVHPQFWPKNFDYSGKRVVVIGSGATAVTLVPSMAGKAAHVTMLQRTPTWYAIQPSGDRIANVLRKVLPAKLAYRIIRFKNVRFQDFVFKRARSKPRQVGDFLTRRIKAVLGDKYDARTFTPPYNPWEQRLCLVPDGDLFQAIKAGKASIVTDHVDCFDATGIVLKSGRRLDADVIVTATGLKMAMAGKIKLSLDSVPLDFADHYYYKNTMFSNVPNLAIVFGYLNASWTLRADLNARFVCEVLNTMKKKGARIAVPRLAPNHRLDQDDVYNFSSGYIQRARHRMPKSATDTRWRLNQDYIHDKAWMRSDPVDDGVLEFSRASGPIRSNAQVETAQ, from the coding sequence ATGAGCGCGACGGCACACCTGCCGGACGTGGACGTGCTGATCGTGGGGGCTGGTATTTCCGGCATCAGCATGGCGGCACATCTGAAGATGCTCTGCCCCCACCGCAGCTTTGCCATTGTAGAACGCCGCGCCCGGCTGGGCGGAACCTGGGACCTGTTCCGCTATCCCGGCGTCCGTTCGGATTCCGATATGCACACGCTCGGCTTCGCGTTCGAACCATGGACCGAAGAAAAGTCGATTGCAGATGGTGCGTTGATCCTGAACTATCTGAACCGCATTGCGGACGATCGGGATATCCGCCGCCACATCCGCTTTGACAGCAAGGTGTTGAGCGCCGCTTTCGACAGTGCGTCGGGCCTGTGGGTCGCCTCGCTCGAAGGACCGGACGGGCAGCGCAGCAGGATGACCGCGCAATGGCTCTATCTCGGCTCAGGCTATTACGATTATGACCGGCCTTACGAAGTCCAATTTGCCGGGCGCGAGGATTTTGCGGGGCATATAGTGCATCCGCAATTCTGGCCTAAAAACTTCGACTATTCAGGCAAGCGCGTGGTCGTGATCGGATCGGGAGCGACCGCGGTGACTCTGGTTCCTTCAATGGCCGGCAAGGCCGCGCATGTCACCATGCTCCAGCGCACACCTACCTGGTACGCCATTCAGCCGTCTGGCGATCGCATCGCCAACGTACTGCGCAAGGTTCTTCCGGCCAAACTCGCCTATCGCATCATCCGCTTCAAGAACGTGCGCTTTCAGGATTTCGTATTCAAACGCGCCCGGTCGAAACCGCGACAGGTGGGGGATTTCCTGACCAGACGGATCAAGGCCGTACTGGGCGACAAGTATGACGCCCGCACGTTCACGCCACCCTACAATCCCTGGGAGCAGCGCCTGTGCCTTGTGCCTGACGGCGACCTCTTCCAAGCGATCAAGGCGGGCAAGGCCAGCATCGTCACCGATCATGTCGATTGCTTCGACGCCACCGGCATCGTGCTCAAATCCGGCAGGCGTCTTGATGCCGATGTGATCGTGACCGCCACAGGATTGAAGATGGCGATGGCTGGCAAGATCAAGTTGAGCCTCGATAGTGTGCCGCTCGATTTCGCTGACCATTATTATTACAAGAACACGATGTTCTCGAACGTGCCCAATCTTGCGATCGTGTTCGGCTATCTCAATGCATCGTGGACCCTGCGGGCCGATCTCAACGCCCGTTTCGTCTGCGAAGTCCTCAACACGATGAAGAAAAAGGGCGCGCGGATCGCAGTTCCCCGGCTCGCGCCCAATCATCGCCTCGATCAGGATGATGTCTACAACTTCTCGTCGGGTTACATTCAGCGCGCGCGCCATCGCATGCCCAAAAGCGCCACCGACACCCGCTGGCGGCTCAACCAGGACTATATCCACGACAAGGCGTGGATGCGCAGCGATCCGGTTGACGATGGTGTGCTTGAGTTCAGCAGGGCATCAGGGCCGATACGGTCCAACGCGCAAGTGGAGACAGCGCAATAG
- a CDS encoding magnesium and cobalt transport protein CorA codes for MSIIAARRYSNGTADDNALRLDGIPAAEGPPHSFDWIGLYEPSDAEMDLVRQQYGLHPLAVEDALNPRQLPKVEIYGRTLFVVARTADLLVGEDIAYGQTALFVGPGFLISVRFGSMRAHTELRQQLETQAERLAEGPDYVLHAVLDFIVDGYLPLLDGLDNIAQEMEEAAIDVFPEQSVIRRIFRLRRQLRRFERVIGPMEEMVERLVIAELPCIDPGARIWFRDVLDHVRRAMARMRSLKETLAAIVETASLLEQHRQGEMTRSLAAWAAILAVPTAIAGIYGMNFDYLPELHWRYGYFAVWGVIVAICGGLWLRFRSIGWL; via the coding sequence ATGAGCATTATCGCAGCCCGCCGCTATAGCAATGGAACCGCCGATGACAACGCGCTGCGGCTGGACGGCATTCCCGCCGCCGAAGGGCCGCCGCACAGCTTCGACTGGATCGGCCTGTACGAGCCGAGCGACGCCGAAATGGACCTTGTGCGCCAGCAATACGGGTTGCACCCCCTGGCGGTGGAAGATGCGCTGAACCCGCGCCAGCTGCCCAAGGTCGAAATTTATGGCAGGACATTGTTCGTTGTCGCGCGCACGGCCGATCTGCTGGTGGGAGAAGACATCGCCTATGGCCAGACCGCGCTCTTCGTGGGGCCGGGTTTCCTGATCAGCGTCCGTTTCGGCAGCATGCGGGCGCATACCGAACTGCGTCAGCAGCTTGAAACGCAGGCCGAGCGGCTGGCTGAAGGGCCGGATTATGTGCTCCATGCGGTGCTCGACTTCATCGTCGACGGCTACCTGCCGCTGCTAGATGGACTCGACAACATTGCGCAGGAGATGGAGGAAGCGGCGATAGACGTCTTCCCCGAACAGTCGGTGATCCGCCGCATCTTCCGCCTGCGCCGCCAGTTGCGCCGGTTCGAACGCGTGATCGGACCGATGGAGGAAATGGTCGAGCGGCTGGTCATCGCTGAATTGCCGTGCATCGATCCGGGCGCGCGCATCTGGTTCCGCGATGTGCTCGATCACGTGCGCCGTGCAATGGCGCGGATGCGCAGCCTCAAGGAAACGCTGGCGGCCATCGTCGAAACCGCGAGCCTGCTGGAACAGCACCGCCAGGGCGAAATGACGCGTTCGCTTGCTGCATGGGCCGCGATCCTTGCCGTGCCCACCGCGATCGCCGGAATCTATGGCATGAACTTTGACTATCTGCCGGAACTGCACTGGCGTTACGGATACTTCGCGGTCTGGGGCGTGATCGTGGCGATCTGCGGGGGCCTGTGGCTGCGCTTTCGCAGCATCGGGTGGCTATAA